In Eschrichtius robustus isolate mEscRob2 chromosome 11, mEscRob2.pri, whole genome shotgun sequence, the following proteins share a genomic window:
- the YPEL4 gene encoding protein yippee-like 4, producing MPSCDPGPAPACLPTKTFRSYLPRCHRTYSCVHCRAHLAKHDELISKSFQGSHGRAYLFNSVVNVGCGPAEQRLLLTGLHSVADIFCESCKTTLGWKYEQAFETSQKYKEGKYIIEMSHMVKDNGWD from the exons ATGCCCAGCTGCGACCCTGGCCcggcccctgcctgcctccccacCAAGACTTTCCGCAGCTACCTGCCCCGCTGCCACCGCACCTACAGCTGCGTCCACTGCCGTGCACACCTGGCCAAACACGATGAGCTTATTTCCAAG TCCTTCCAAGGGAGCCACGGCCGAGCCTACCTGTTTAACTCCGT GGTCAACGTGGGCTGTGGGCCCGCTGAACAGCGTCTCCTGCTCACGGGGCTCCACTCGGTAGCTGATATTTTCTGCGAGAGCTGCAAAACCACCCTCGGCTGGAAATAT GAACAAGCTTTTGAGACGAGCCAGAAGTACAAGGAAGGGAAGTACATCATTGAAATGTCACACATGGTGAAGGACAACGGCTGGGACTGA